From the genome of Gemmatimonas phototrophica, one region includes:
- a CDS encoding redox-sensing transcriptional repressor Rex — translation MKRIADSTVRRLSMYLRYLEDLDTRGQQTASSDELAHLCGTTPAQVRKDLSFFGSFGKRGLGYPVHELTAHLREILGLQREWKVIIIGAGKIGAALANYRGFRQRGFKVAGVYDNDPLKVGQPWGEAIVRRMEDIEADLTREDAPIAVLAIPAEGAQQVVDRLVAAGVRAILNFAPTQITVPPHVNLKSVNMAMELEGLSFALTNPGYLDEGVA, via the coding sequence GTGAAACGCATCGCCGACTCTACCGTTCGCCGGCTGTCCATGTACCTCCGCTACCTGGAGGATCTGGACACGCGCGGCCAGCAAACCGCTTCCAGTGACGAACTGGCCCATCTTTGTGGGACCACGCCGGCACAGGTCCGAAAAGATCTTTCCTTTTTCGGATCCTTCGGGAAGCGAGGCCTCGGCTATCCCGTCCACGAACTGACCGCCCACCTGCGCGAGATCCTCGGACTGCAGCGTGAATGGAAGGTCATCATCATTGGCGCCGGGAAGATCGGCGCCGCCCTGGCCAACTATCGTGGGTTCCGCCAGCGCGGGTTCAAGGTGGCCGGCGTCTACGACAATGACCCCCTCAAGGTGGGACAACCCTGGGGCGAGGCCATTGTTCGTCGGATGGAGGACATTGAAGCGGATCTCACGCGTGAGGACGCGCCGATTGCCGTGCTCGCCATCCCAGCCGAAGGAGCGCAGCAGGTGGTGGACCGCCTTGTTGCCGCCGGCGTCCGTGCCATCCTGAACTTTGCCCCCACGCAAATTACCGTGCCGCCGCACGTGAACCTCAAAAGCGTGAACATGGCGATGGAACTGGAGGGGCTGTCCTTCGCCCTTACCAACCCCGGATATCTCGACGAAGGGGTGGCCTGA
- the rsmA gene encoding 16S rRNA (adenine(1518)-N(6)/adenine(1519)-N(6))-dimethyltransferase RsmA, whose protein sequence is MKHGPFGSGRGGNRSVANSGANSKASVSRPPRQADRLPGPRKRFGQHFLGDTRVLDSIVDALGDLSQRTVVEIGPGRGALTDRLVAKAQRVVAVEVDRDLVQHLRARYADKSQVQIVEADVLTTNLAELAGGSYVLAGNVPYYITTPIIFHALELPRPDVAVYLVQKEVADRMAAPPGDKTYGALSVNLQAVVNVEFIRKVPPGSFNPPPAVDSAVVRVTPRPEAVIEPELEPRFRSFVLAAFGLRRKQLVRVVRTVASLDAERALDIVTSCGLNPEARPETLSPADFARLVRALQ, encoded by the coding sequence ATGAAACACGGACCATTCGGAAGTGGACGGGGCGGCAACCGTAGCGTTGCGAACAGCGGTGCCAACAGCAAGGCCAGCGTCTCCCGGCCACCGCGACAGGCCGACCGGCTCCCCGGTCCCCGGAAACGTTTCGGTCAGCACTTTCTAGGCGATACCCGGGTGCTCGACAGTATTGTGGACGCGTTGGGCGATCTGTCGCAGCGCACCGTGGTGGAAATCGGCCCCGGTCGCGGAGCACTCACGGATCGTCTGGTCGCGAAAGCCCAGAGGGTGGTGGCGGTCGAAGTGGACCGCGATTTGGTGCAGCACCTTCGGGCACGGTATGCCGACAAGTCGCAGGTGCAGATTGTGGAGGCGGATGTCCTGACGACGAATCTGGCGGAGTTGGCCGGCGGTTCGTACGTGCTGGCAGGTAATGTTCCGTATTACATTACAACGCCTATCATATTCCATGCGTTGGAGTTACCTCGCCCTGACGTCGCTGTCTATTTGGTACAGAAGGAAGTGGCCGACCGGATGGCTGCGCCCCCGGGGGACAAGACCTACGGCGCGCTGAGTGTCAATTTGCAGGCCGTGGTGAACGTCGAATTCATTCGAAAGGTGCCCCCCGGTTCCTTCAATCCTCCGCCCGCGGTAGACAGCGCCGTGGTGCGGGTGACTCCTCGACCGGAGGCGGTGATCGAACCGGAGCTGGAGCCCCGCTTCCGCAGTTTTGTGCTGGCGGCCTTTGGACTTCGGCGGAAACAGTTGGTGCGGGTCGTTCGCACCGTCGCGTCGCTCGATGCGGAACGCGCGCTGGACATCGTGACGTCCTGTGGGCTCAACCCGGAGGCTCGGCCGGAAACATTGTCGCCGGCGGATTTCGCCAGACTCGTGCGCGCCCTCCAGTAA
- a CDS encoding PP2C family protein-serine/threonine phosphatase, producing the protein MTEVTALLAAFLEATGREAAIWERREGAVIPSLLGASSSGFAARTEAGASAWDVATWARSQALHAQLVTTGDSVGWLFVEPGHAADADRLLGRLLPVVRRLTRERDGATRELAERYEEINLLYAIGELLGGTTSVEDVADTLLVELATTVGAKRAVFLQTNRPQGLLTPIASMGLRDITYEPVSLDRHEHVAVRAFRSGSACTEDGSAAVFADPVLSGRGAPLLAVAITRPSSGVGITGTFAVPTRRGAEGVALPLGVLVLGGREGGAPFSAGDRKLAVAVSTQIGTAMHNASLVRAAVERQQMAREMQLANELQLKLLPNPRVVQPEARAAARVVPAESVGGDFFLLARLDRDRTGVLIGDVSGHGYQSALIMALALSAAGIHVQAAFDPSIALEAVHRSLRDELESTEMSISMCYAVIDARAGELRFANAGHPHAFVVTADGQWTRLAAVAPPLGWCDDTIEECVMTWKPGSRLVFITDGVVDARDARDNRLTEPAILDTLRTMTHGETPDAILDALFQQLSAHVGRTPLRDDCTVVVVDRP; encoded by the coding sequence ATGACCGAGGTCACCGCCCTTCTGGCCGCATTTCTTGAGGCCACCGGGCGAGAGGCCGCCATCTGGGAGCGACGGGAAGGGGCAGTTATTCCCTCGCTACTTGGCGCCTCTTCGTCCGGCTTCGCGGCACGGACAGAAGCGGGCGCCAGTGCGTGGGATGTGGCCACCTGGGCTCGTTCGCAGGCACTTCACGCTCAGCTGGTGACCACCGGTGACAGCGTTGGGTGGCTTTTTGTCGAACCGGGTCATGCTGCTGATGCCGACCGGCTGCTTGGTCGCCTGCTGCCGGTGGTCCGCCGACTGACCCGTGAGCGCGATGGGGCCACTCGTGAGTTGGCAGAGCGATACGAGGAAATCAATCTCCTGTATGCAATTGGAGAACTGCTGGGGGGCACCACCTCGGTGGAGGACGTGGCCGACACGTTGCTGGTCGAGCTGGCCACAACGGTGGGGGCCAAACGCGCGGTATTTCTGCAGACCAATCGCCCGCAGGGGCTTCTCACCCCCATTGCTTCAATGGGTCTGAGAGACATCACCTACGAACCGGTTTCTCTGGATCGCCACGAGCATGTGGCCGTGCGGGCGTTCCGGTCGGGCAGTGCGTGTACGGAAGACGGTTCGGCTGCCGTTTTCGCCGATCCTGTGCTATCCGGGCGCGGCGCCCCGTTATTGGCCGTCGCCATTACCCGCCCCAGCAGTGGCGTGGGCATCACCGGGACGTTCGCCGTTCCCACTCGACGGGGCGCTGAGGGGGTGGCTCTTCCGCTCGGCGTACTGGTGCTCGGCGGCCGGGAAGGGGGGGCGCCATTCAGCGCTGGCGATCGGAAGCTCGCCGTTGCGGTGAGCACACAGATCGGCACCGCGATGCATAATGCAAGTCTGGTGCGCGCAGCGGTCGAACGTCAGCAGATGGCGCGTGAAATGCAATTGGCCAACGAATTGCAGCTCAAGCTGTTGCCCAATCCCCGTGTGGTTCAGCCGGAAGCTCGAGCGGCCGCCCGGGTGGTTCCGGCCGAGAGTGTTGGGGGGGATTTCTTCCTGCTGGCACGCCTCGATCGAGACCGTACCGGCGTGCTGATTGGAGACGTCTCCGGGCATGGGTATCAATCGGCCCTGATCATGGCGCTCGCGTTGAGCGCGGCGGGCATTCATGTCCAGGCTGCCTTCGACCCGTCCATTGCCCTCGAGGCGGTGCACCGCAGCCTCCGCGATGAACTCGAAAGCACGGAGATGTCCATCTCCATGTGCTATGCCGTCATCGATGCGCGGGCCGGCGAACTGCGTTTTGCCAATGCCGGGCATCCGCACGCGTTTGTCGTAACGGCCGACGGACAATGGACGCGGTTGGCTGCAGTGGCCCCGCCCCTGGGGTGGTGCGACGACACCATCGAAGAGTGTGTCATGACCTGGAAGCCGGGAAGCCGGTTGGTCTTCATCACCGATGGGGTGGTCGATGCGAGGGATGCCCGCGATAACCGGCTGACGGAGCCGGCCATTCTGGACACACTCCGCACCATGACCCACGGGGAAACGCCCGATGCCATACTCGACGCCCTGTTCCAGCAATTATCGGCACACGTTGGCCGCACCCCACTGCGCGATGACTGCACTGTGGTTGTGGTAGACCGACCATGA
- a CDS encoding ATP-binding protein produces MATRIGQRGASPRTVARGETVAARAFLAEIAPEATVTHVSKRWVLVSDLQCIGPVVEDIVALCAAAGFSPRQCRLNVPVAITEALANAILQGNRNVVSRTVVVLAVVNSERMVVDVTDEGQGFDVTVEQRTPDDPDWLEREDGRGIFLMRQLMDEVVSECLEAGHLLRLILHKA; encoded by the coding sequence GTGGCCACGCGCATTGGTCAGCGGGGGGCGTCCCCTCGGACAGTGGCGCGAGGAGAGACCGTCGCGGCGCGGGCCTTTCTGGCGGAGATCGCCCCGGAGGCGACGGTGACGCACGTGTCGAAACGGTGGGTGCTGGTTTCTGACCTGCAGTGCATCGGACCGGTGGTGGAGGACATCGTGGCGCTGTGCGCCGCGGCGGGCTTCTCGCCACGACAGTGCCGGCTCAACGTCCCGGTCGCCATCACGGAAGCACTCGCCAACGCGATCCTTCAGGGCAACCGCAATGTCGTGTCGCGGACGGTGGTGGTGCTGGCTGTCGTGAACAGCGAACGCATGGTGGTGGACGTCACCGACGAAGGCCAAGGCTTTGATGTGACGGTCGAGCAGCGCACCCCGGACGATCCTGACTGGCTGGAACGTGAGGACGGGCGCGGCATCTTCCTCATGCGTCAGTTGATGGATGAGGTGGTCAGTGAATGTCTGGAGGCCGGCCATCTCCTCCGCCTCATCCTGCACAAGGCATGA
- a CDS encoding STAS domain-containing protein, translated as MSFSLERMDDIAIVTVDGQLVVTNRQEFKQTILDAVEQGARLVVVDFTTSGYIDSSGLGALVSLSRRLRDAGGDLRLVGLNEDLRTLFELTRLDALFPLYATRADALAAR; from the coding sequence ATGAGCTTCTCGCTGGAACGCATGGACGACATCGCGATCGTCACGGTGGACGGTCAGTTGGTGGTCACCAATCGGCAGGAGTTCAAGCAGACCATTCTCGACGCGGTCGAGCAGGGGGCCCGTCTGGTCGTGGTGGATTTCACCACCTCCGGGTACATCGATAGCTCTGGGCTCGGCGCTCTGGTGTCGCTGAGCCGGCGACTGCGGGACGCCGGCGGCGATCTGCGCTTGGTGGGATTGAATGAAGATCTGCGCACCTTGTTCGAACTCACGCGCCTGGATGCGCTCTTCCCTCTCTATGCCACGCGCGCCGACGCGCTCGCGGCCCGCTAA